A single region of the Xenopus laevis strain J_2021 chromosome 4L, Xenopus_laevis_v10.1, whole genome shotgun sequence genome encodes:
- the LOC108713684 gene encoding pentraxin fusion protein: MSANMAIVIFGVLFCLINVGLCAPARNESLQGKSLSFEGQTDSSYVILYPEKSPDLDAFTLCLRLSSEFTSDREMILFSYFGDGADQLNLWRELDGRFSLYLGNSFFGVSFSLPQISTFGTQLCVTWESSSGTTAFWVDGKMSVRKTYLQNHRVRLGGTVILGQDQDTQGGKFDKLQSFVGEITDVHLWDYVVSRESINKKFAKVGNVIDWGSVTYETVGKVKIHES; the protein is encoded by the exons ATGTCTGCTAATATGGCCATTGTGATTTTCGGCGTGCTTTTTTGTCTCATCAATGTTGGGCTTTGTGCCCCAGCAC GTAATGAAAGTCTCCAAGGAAAATCCCTGAGCTTTGAAGGGCAAACAGATTCTAGTTATGTTATCTTATATCCAGAAAAATCCCCTGACCTGGATGCCTTCACACTTTGCCTCCGGCTATCTTCTGAGTTCACCAGTGACCGTGAAATGATTCTGTTCTCCTACTTTGGTGATGGAGCTGATCAACTGAATCTATGGAGAGAGCTGGATGGGCGTTTCTCATTATACCTTGGAAACAGTTTTTTTGGAGTGTCATTCTCTCTACCCCAGATCAGCACATTTGGCACCCAACTTTGCGTCACATGGGAGTCTTCATCTGGTACCACTGCCTTCTGGGTTGATGGTAAAATGTCAGTGAGAAAAACATATCTTCAAAACCACAGGGTGCGTCTTGGTGGGACTGTAATACTCGGGCAAGATCAGGATACCCAAGGGGGAAAATTTGATAAATTGCAAAGCTTTGTGGGTGAAATCACTGACGTCCATCTGTGGGATTATGTTGTGTCACGTGAATCCATCAATAAGAAATTTGCTAAAGTTGGGAATGTTATCGATTGGGGGTCAGTTACCTACGAAACTGTAGGGAAAGTAAAGATACATGAAAGTTAG